One window from the genome of Grus americana isolate bGruAme1 chromosome 14, bGruAme1.mat, whole genome shotgun sequence encodes:
- the FNIP1 gene encoding folliculin-interacting protein 1 isoform X4: MLGEMMFGSVAMSYKGSTLKIHQIRSPPQLMLSKVFTARTGSSIYGSLNTLQDSLEFINQDSNTLKPDHSTIMNGLLGNIGLSQLCSPRRAFSEQGPLRLIRSASFFAVHSNPMDMPGREQNEDRDSGIARSASLSSLLITPFPSPGSSFNKSCASSYQRRWRRSQTTSLENGVFPRWSMDESFNLSDDSSGPSPGIVRKKKIAIGVIFSLSRDEDENNKFNEFFFSHFPLFESHMNKLKSAIEQAMKMSRRSADASQRSLAYNRIVDALNEFRTTICNLYTMPRIGEPVWLTMMSGTPEKNQLCHRFMKEFIFLMENASKNQFLPALLTAVLTNHLAWVPTVMPNGQPPIRIFLEKHSSQSVDMLAKTHPYNPLWAQLGDLYGAIGSPVRLAKTVVVGKRHDLVQRLLYFLTYFIRCSELQETHLLENGEDEAIVMPGTVITTTLEKGEVEESEYVLVTMHKNRGNLLPTESEEMRTPNCSCKYCKCPISLAQNIEGVSQQEREDAQNTPKVELESSSDENRTIVPDDCQEDAVDVKQPRPCLDTQLETVVCTGSASPEKRVVMESGLEPAANVWRNEDSLESGNQAVSVTRSPGIAVEKKPPDKLFCDAFPCSAAEAQTKVTFLIGDSMSPDSDIELRSQAVVEQIARHHSPPATEEGVSADQNCEAKQTVEDQNRDCGTTEPFPQVASEHQSWNPNQYNTESMSLFDEYFTDDSSIETRTIDDIPGQAATDLLAHNSSLEFSKKLCTKTSKPPSEFCKFMDSAQQETYKNCFNEQDQRDKISIRVPHGDRENVEKKVAPGIDWDIPRNESSDSALGDSESEDTGHDLTRPSSNYYGGEQEDWAEEYEIPFPGSKLVEVNSVQPSIANFGRSLLGGYCSSYVPDFVLQGIGSDEKLRHCLVSDLSHAVQHPVLDEPIAEAVCIIADMDKWTVQVASSQRRMIDNKLGKEVLVSSLVSNLLHSTLQLYKHNLSPNFCVMHLEDRLQELYFKSKMLSEYLKGQMRVHVKELGVVLGIESSDLPLLAAVASTHSPYVAQILL, translated from the exons ATGCTTGGAGAGATGATGTTTGGCTCTGTGGCCATGAGCTACAAGGGCTCCACATTGAAAATTCACCAGATCCg CTCACCTCCTCAGCTCATGCTCAGCAAGGTTTTCACAGCTCGCACTGGCAGCAGCATCTACGGAAGTCTGAATAC GTTGCAGGACAGCCTTGAGTTCATTAATCAAGATAGCAATACATTGAAGCCTGACCACAGTACAATTATGAATGGACTTCTTGGGAATATAG GTCTTTCACAGCTTTGCAGCCCTAGGCGGGCATTCTCAGAGCAAGGTCCGCTCCGCCTGATCCGGAGCGCCTCTTTCTTTGCAG TTCACAGCAACCCTATGGATATGCCTGGGAGGGAGCAGAATGAGGACAGAGACAGCGGTATAGCAAGATCTG CATCTCTTAGCAGTCTGCTCATCACTCCGTTTCCATCTCCGGGCTCTTCGTTTAACAAAAGCTGTGCTAGCAGTTACCAGCGGCGTTGGCGTCGCAGTCAGACTACCAGCTTGGAGAACGGGGTCTTCCCTCGATG GTCCATGGATGAAAGCTTTAACTTGTCAGATGACAGCTCTGGTCCTAGCCCAGGAATTGTTAGGAAGAAGAAGATAGCAATTGGAGTTATTTTTTCACTCTCAAGAGATGAAGATGAAAACAACAAATTTAATGAGTTCTTCTTCTCACACTTTCCTCTTTTTGAGAGTCACATGAACAAACTGAAGAGTGCAATAGAACAG GCTATGAAAATGAGTCGTAGATCAGCTGATGCCAGTCAGCGGAGTTTGGCATATAACAGAATTGTTGATGCCCTTAATGAATTCAG aaCGACTATTTGCAATCTCTACACGATGCCACGGATCGGGGAGCCTGTCTGGCTTACTATGATGTCGGGGACACCAGAAAAGAACCAGCTTTGCCATCGCTTCATGAAGGAATTCATTTTCTTGATGGAAAATGCTTCTAAAAACCA gtTTTTACCCGCTTTACTGACTGCAGTCCTGACTAACCACTTGGCCTGGGTCCCTACCGTCATGCCGAATGGCCAGCCGCCTATAAGAATCTTCCTGGAGAAGCATTCTTCCCAGAGTGTGGACATGCTGGCCAAAACTCATCCATACAACCCACTGTGGGCGCAGCTCG GTGACCTGTATGGGGCTATTGGATCACCTGTGAGATTAGCGAAAACAGTTGTGGTTGGCAAAAGGCATGACCTCGTACAGAGATTGCTTTATTTCCTTACTTACTTCATCAGATGCTCTGAACTTCAAGAGACGCATCTTCTAGAAAACGGGGAAGATGAAGCTATTGTCATGCCTGGAACTGTTATAACTACCAcactggagaaaggagaagtaGAGGAATCTGAGTATGTGCTTGTCACAATGCACAAGAACAGGGGCAACTTGCTGCCAACGGAGTCTGAAGAAATGAGAACTCCTAACTGTAGCTGTAAATATTGCAAATGTCCGATTTCCCTTGCACAAAACATAGAAGGTGTTTCACAGCAAGAGAGAGAAGACGCACAAAACACTCCTAAGGTAGAGTTGGAATCTTCTTCAGATGAGAACAGAACTATTGTTCCTGATGATTGCCAGGAAGATGCTGTTGATGTTAAGCAACCGAGACCCTGCTTGGACACACAGCTAGAGACCGTGGTGTGCACGGGGTCAGCTTCACCAGAAAAACGTGTAGTGATGGAATCTGGTTTGGAGCCAGCAGCAAACGTGTGGAGGAACGAAGACTCGCTGGAATCGGGCAACCAGGCAGTCAGTGTAACAAGGTCACCCGGTATTGCTGTGGAAAAGAAGCCGCCGGATAAGCTCTTCTGCGATGCGTTTCCTTGCAGTGCTGCTGAAGCTCAGACAAAGGTGACTTTCCTCATTGGAGATTCCATGTCACCCGATTCAGACATTGAACTGAGAAGTCAGGCAGTAGTGGAACAAATTGCTAGGCATCACAGCCCGCCAGCAACGGAGGAAGGAGTGTCTGCTGATCAGAACTGTGAAGCTAAACAAACTGTTGAGGACCAAAATAGAGACTGTGGGACAACTGAACCCTTTCCTCAAGTTGCTAGTGAGCATCAGAGCTGGAATCCAAACCAATACAACACCGAGAGCATGAGTCTGTTTGATGAATATTTTACTGATGACAGTTCAATTGAAACCCGGACTATTGATGATATTCCAGGGCAAGCTGCTACAGACCTTCTTGCTCACAACAGTAGTTTAGAGTTTTCTAAAAAGCTGTGTACAAAGACTAGCAAACCACCTAGTGAATTTTGTAAATTTATGGACTCTGCTCAACAAGAGACCTACAAAAACTGCTTTAATGAGCAGGACCAAAGAGACAAAATCTCTATTCGTGTCCCCCATGGGGACAGGGAAAATGTAGAGAAAAAAGTCGCCCCGGGAATTGATTGGGACATTCCAAGAAATGAGAGTTCAGATAGTGCCCTGGGTGACAGCGAAAGTGAGGATACAGGTCATGATCTAACTAGACCAAGCAGTAACTATTACGGAGGAGAACAAGAAGATTGGGCAGAAGAGTATGAGATTCCTTTCCCTGG GTCAAAATTAGTTGAAGTGAACTCTGTCCAGCCCAGTATTGCCAATTTTGGAAGATCCTTGCTAGGTGGCTACTGTTCATCTTATGTCCCTGACTTTGTTTTGCAAGGAATAGGAAGCGATGAAAAGCTGCGGCACTGTTTGGTGTCAGATTTGTCTCATGCTGTGCAG cATCCTGTTCTGGATGAACCGATTGCAGAAGCCGTCTGCATTATTGCAGACATGGACAAATGGACGGTGCAAGTGGCCAGTAGCCAGAGACGAATGATTGATAATAAGCTGGGAAAAGAAGTGTTAGTCTCGAGTCTCGTGTCCAACCTGCTTCATTCCACTCTTCAGCTTTACAAGCATAATTTATCTCCAAACTTT TGTGTCATGCACCTGGAGGATCGGCTGCAGGAGCTCTATTTCAAAAGCAAGATGCTGTCCGAGTATCTCAAGGGCCAGATGAGAGTTCACGTCAAGGAGCTGGGCGTGGTGCTGGG GATTGAATCCAGCGACCTCCCTTTACTGGCAGCTGTAGCAAGCACTCACTCTCCGTATGTTGCCCAGATACTACTTTAA